The sequence CACACCGGAGACGGGTTATGAAGAAAAGAAGGCTTGAGTTTCTCGGAGCATCCTGGCTCTTTTGGGTCGGCGCTATCGCCGTTTATGCGGTGATCCAGGTGCTGTTCAGCACCAACGTGATCACGGACTACATGAAGACGGTGATCCAACTGGGCTGCGTCATGGCGATTGTCAGTTTGGGGCTGAACCTCATCTACGGGTTCAACGGCCAGTTCTCCCTGGGCCAGTGGGGGTTCTACGCCATCGGCGCCTACGCCTCGGCGGACATCACGTACCGCTACGCGGCAAAGGTGAGCATCCCCTTGGACTTGGGCTTCGCCACGTTTGACGCGGGGAAGATCGCCATCTTCCTGGTGGCCATCGCGTTCGGCGCGCTGCTGGCCGGGCTGGTCGCCTACCTGTTCGGCCTGCCCGTGCTGAAGATGGGCGGCGACTACTTCGGCATCGCCACGCTGGGGTTCACCATCGTGGTCAAGGTGCTGGCCGACAATACGGATACCATCCTGCCGTTCCCCGAGATGAAGGGGGCACGCGGAATGGTGGGAATCCCGCGCCTGACGACCTGGTTCTGGTCGTTCTTCCTGCTGGTGCTGTGCATCATCATCCTACGCAACATCCTGCATTCGTCCACGGGGCGCGCCATCGTCTCCGTGCGCGAGAACGAGATCGCGGCCAAGGCCATGGGCATAGACACGGTGAAGTACAAGACGCTCTCGTTTGTCATCGGGGGCATCTACGCGGGGCTGGCGGGCGGCATCTACGCGCACCTGTACGCCTTCCTGCACCCCAGCCTGTTCCACTTCATCAAGTCCTTTGACCCGATGATCATCGTCGTGTTCGGCGGCCTGGGGTCCATCACCGGCACCGTCGTGGCCGCTTTCGCGTGGGCGCTTTCGCTGGAGGGGCTGCGGATTATCTTACCCTCTGGCGCCGAGGCTTGGCGGTATATCATCTACCCCATCGGTTTGCTGCTCATCATGCTGCTCAGGCCGCAGGGCCTGCTGGGCGGCATAGAATGGGGGTTCCTCAAGCCGATAGAGTGGCCGCGTCGGAAGTTTGACACAGGCGCGCCCTCTTTGGAAACCGCTGGTCAGGAGGCAGGGTGATGGGCCCATTACTGCAGGTAGAGCGATGCACCAAATACTTCGGCGGCCTGCGCGCGGTCTGCAACTTTGACATCACCGTCAACGAGGGCCAACTCGCCGGCCTCATCGGGCCCAACGGCGCGGGCAAAACTACCGTCTTCAACATGATCACCGGCCTGTACACCGTAACCGATGGCGACATCCTGTTTGACGGCAAGAGCATCGTCGGGATGGAACCACATGCCATCGCGCAACTGGGCATCTCGCGGACGTTCCAGAACATTCGCCTGTTCCCCAACCTGACGGTGCTGGACAACGTGCGCACGGCCTACCACACCCACGCGGGCTACGGCCTCCGCGACGCCATCTTCCGCACGCCGCACTTCTGGCGCAAGGAGCGGGAACTTACCGAGCGCGCGCAGGAGTTTCTGGCCGTGTTCAACCTGGCCGACCGCCAGGACGAGATCGCCAAGAACCTGCCCTACGGCGAGCAGCGGCGGCTGGAGATCGCTCGCGCCCTGGCCACCAACCCCCGGCTGCTCCTACTGGATGAGCCTGCCGCAGGGATGAACCCGAAGGAAGTGGTCAACTTGATGGATCTGATTCACTTCATCCGCGACAAGTTCTCGCTCACCATCCTGCTCATTGAGCACCAGATGCGCGTGGTCATGGGCATCTGCGAGGAGATCACCGTCATGGACTTCGGCGAGGTTATCGCACGGGGGACTGCTGCCGAAATCCAGAACAACCCGCGCGTCATTGAAGCCTATCTGGGCCGCGGCGCTGCGGCCAGACTCGGAGGGGTACGGTATGCTTCTTGAAGTGGAAAACCTCCACGTGTACTACGGCGCGATCCATGCCCTTCAGGGCCTCTCCTTCCATCTGGATCAGGGTGAAATCGTTACCCTCATCGGGGCCAATGGCGCCGGCAAGTCCACCACGCTGAACACGATATCGGGCCTCCTGCGCCCGCGCGAAGGCTCCATCCGCTTCAAGGGGCAGGAGATCACCAAGATGCGCGCCCACGACATCGTTCGCCTGGGCATCGTCCAGGTGCCGGAGGGGCGCAAGATCTTCGCGCCGCTCACCGTGGCCGAAAACCTGGACATGGGCGCCTACACCCGCACCAACCCGGCCGAGATCGCTCGCAGCCGCGAGCGTGTCTTCGCCTCGTTCCCGCGCCTGAAGGAACGCCTGAACCAGTTGGGGGGCACCCTCTCGGGCGGCGAGCAGCAGATGCTGGCCATGGGCCGCGGACTCATGTCCCGCCCCACGCTGCTCCTGCTGGACGAGCCTTCCATGGGCCTGGCGCCCATCCTGGTGGAGGAAATCTTCGCCATCATCCAGGAGATCAACTCGCAGGGGACCAGCATCCTGCTGGTGGAGCAGAACGCCAACATGGCCCTGTCCATCGCGCACCGAGGCTACGTGCTGGAAACGGGCCGCATTGTCCTGGAAGGCACCGCCCAGGAATTGCGAGACAACCCCCAGGTCAAGAAGGCCTATCTGGGCGAAGCATAGTTTCACCGGAATTCAAACCCACGCCCCGGTGAAACGGCCGGGGCGTTTTTTATGGAGCCAGGCATGACCGCAACGCTGGAACTCGCGGAGGGCACATACCTGATCCCGTCGGGGTCCAACACGGGCCTCATCGTCGCCGACGGCCGGGCGCTCATCGTGGACGCCGGGCTGGACGCCGACACGGCCCGCCGCGTGGCTCGGGCGCTG comes from Chloroflexota bacterium and encodes:
- a CDS encoding ABC transporter ATP-binding protein, with amino-acid sequence MGPLLQVERCTKYFGGLRAVCNFDITVNEGQLAGLIGPNGAGKTTVFNMITGLYTVTDGDILFDGKSIVGMEPHAIAQLGISRTFQNIRLFPNLTVLDNVRTAYHTHAGYGLRDAIFRTPHFWRKERELTERAQEFLAVFNLADRQDEIAKNLPYGEQRRLEIARALATNPRLLLLDEPAAGMNPKEVVNLMDLIHFIRDKFSLTILLIEHQMRVVMGICEEITVMDFGEVIARGTAAEIQNNPRVIEAYLGRGAAARLGGVRYAS
- a CDS encoding branched-chain amino acid ABC transporter permease yields the protein MKKRRLEFLGASWLFWVGAIAVYAVIQVLFSTNVITDYMKTVIQLGCVMAIVSLGLNLIYGFNGQFSLGQWGFYAIGAYASADITYRYAAKVSIPLDLGFATFDAGKIAIFLVAIAFGALLAGLVAYLFGLPVLKMGGDYFGIATLGFTIVVKVLADNTDTILPFPEMKGARGMVGIPRLTTWFWSFFLLVLCIIILRNILHSSTGRAIVSVRENEIAAKAMGIDTVKYKTLSFVIGGIYAGLAGGIYAHLYAFLHPSLFHFIKSFDPMIIVVFGGLGSITGTVVAAFAWALSLEGLRIILPSGAEAWRYIIYPIGLLLIMLLRPQGLLGGIEWGFLKPIEWPRRKFDTGAPSLETAGQEAG
- a CDS encoding ABC transporter ATP-binding protein, producing the protein MLLEVENLHVYYGAIHALQGLSFHLDQGEIVTLIGANGAGKSTTLNTISGLLRPREGSIRFKGQEITKMRAHDIVRLGIVQVPEGRKIFAPLTVAENLDMGAYTRTNPAEIARSRERVFASFPRLKERLNQLGGTLSGGEQQMLAMGRGLMSRPTLLLLDEPSMGLAPILVEEIFAIIQEINSQGTSILLVEQNANMALSIAHRGYVLETGRIVLEGTAQELRDNPQVKKAYLGEA